The following are from one region of the Rhipicephalus microplus isolate Deutch F79 chromosome 1, USDA_Rmic, whole genome shotgun sequence genome:
- the LOC142770493 gene encoding uncharacterized protein LOC142770493 translates to MELEGHKWSSQIFEANGLIVNLLITDRHTQIKAFAAKEGNFEHNFYCWHISKCKHSHEKVKAIILNKALLRDMPTLSTSAQTFGAESFHSMIIQYAPKATHFHYSSMVAR, encoded by the exons ATGGAACTAGAAGGCCACAAGTGGTCATCGCAGATATTTGAGGCAAATGGTTTAATTGTTAACCTCTTGATCACAGATCGGCACACACAGATAAAAGCATTTGCTGCCAAAGAGGGAAACTTTGAGCACAACTTCTACTGTTGGCACATCAGCAAATGTAAGCATT CCCATGAAAAAGTCAAGGCTATTATTTTGAACAAAGCACTGTTGAGGGACATGCCAACGCTGTCAACATCGGCACAGACATTTGGAGCGGAATCGTTTCATAGCATGATCATTCAATATGCACCCAAGGCGACTCATTTCCACTACTCAAGTATGGTTGCAAGGTAA